Below is a window of Lacrimispora xylanolytica DNA.
AAGTTCTTCTTCGTTACAGCCGTTCCGCATCGTTCACAGCTGCCGTTTACTACTTCTTCGTTGGCAAGACCTGTCTTACAGGAAGGACACCAGTTGATCGGGAATTCCTTTTCATAAGCCAGTCCTTTTTTAAACATCTGAACAAAGATCCACTGGGTCCACTTATAGAATCCCGGATCCGTCGTATTCACTTCCATATCCCAGTCATACACTGCTGCAATTTCATTGATCTGGCGTTTGATATTGGAAACGTTTTCTGCTGTAGACTTTGCTGGATGGACTCCCATCTTAATCGCATAATTTTCCGCAGGAAGTCCAAAGGCATCCCAGCCCATGGGATGAATGACATAATGTCCTTTTAAAATCTGATAACGGCTCCATACATCAGAGATTACATATCCTCTCCAGTGACCTACGTGAAGGCCGCTGCCTGACGGATACGGAAACATATCCAGACAATAATATTTCGGTTTTTTTCCATCATTCACATTAATAGGGGCTTTTGCCCAGTTTTCCCGCCATTTCTTTTCAATGGCGCTATGGTTGTAAGATGCTGCCATAACATTTCCTCCTTTTAACAAGGGATAACCCTTTCATCTGATGCCTGGGGAACCAATAAAAAAAGCGCCTCAGGCCATCTAAAAATCAGCCATAGAGACGCAGGTTCATCCGCGTGGTACCACTCTATTTCATACAATACTCGTATGCTCTCAAACGGATATGAGCTTCATATCCTCCCGCTATAACGGTCGGGTGTCCGGCAATACCTACACAAAAAATGTTTTTCCTTCAGTATGCTACTCAAAGGCGAGTTCGGCTGTCCTCCCCAACCGGCTCTCACCTGCCGCCGGCTCTCTGCATGTTTCAGACCGCTTACTATTCCTAATCACTGTATTTATGCTAACTGTAAATGTAACATAATTGGAGAATTGTGTCAACCGAATTTTACCGTTACCCTGATATCTGCGAAAGAACAAAGGTTACAGTAGAAATCAGAAAAAAGAAAATCATTCCGAAATTTAAGAATAAGATTCGAACACTCCCCTTCCCCCAGGTCTCGTAAGGTCCTGACTGAAAGATAAGATTTTTACGGTTCTGGAAGAATACTACGATTCCGGCAGCTACTGCCATAAGCATGATAAGAGAATAAAAAGCAATCAGCCATGGAACCTCCTGAACCTTTAACCCAACGATGGAACCAATAAAATTGATTGCCATATGAAAAAGGATTGTATAACGGAGTCTTCCCGTCCGTATATAAATATATGCAAATACAATGCCAAGAAAAAATGCATAAAAGAACTGATAAAAATTGCCATGGCTCAGTCCAAAGATAAACGCTGATACGAGTATGGCTGCTTTGTCACCATATAACCGAATCCGGTCAATTAAAATCTTACGGAACAGAATTTCTTCAAATACAGGTGCCATCACTACCATAACGGCAAAAATAGCCCAGCCGCTTAAACCGTTTAAGATCTCCTCCACAGGATTTATCATGGGCCTTCCCTGCAGAACTGAAATAACCTTCATCAATGCCAGCCCAATGAGATTCCCAAGATATAAGGCGCTTATACAGATCAAAAAGCCTGCAAGCAGCATTTTCCGGCTGGCTCTTTCTGAATTCGCTCTTTGAGCCAC
It encodes the following:
- a CDS encoding CPBP family intramembrane glutamic endopeptidase — translated: MENKKMIVKAFSRIGIGYGAFIATTLLLQLGFGTVVGVLQIFGINIPLGNWYVFFSSLANYVVGGAISYLIIRDMPVAQRANSERASRKMLLAGFLICISALYLGNLIGLALMKVISVLQGRPMINPVEEILNGLSGWAIFAVMVVMAPVFEEILFRKILIDRIRLYGDKAAILVSAFIFGLSHGNFYQFFYAFFLGIVFAYIYIRTGRLRYTILFHMAINFIGSIVGLKVQEVPWLIAFYSLIMLMAVAAGIVVFFQNRKNLIFQSGPYETWGKGSVRILFLNFGMIFFFLISTVTFVLSQISG